The genomic stretch CACATCAGATCCCCAAAGCTTACTCATCTTACAACTGGAAATTTACACCCTTTTGCCAATATCTCCCTGAGTTTTGGAAAATTGCAGTGTAATGGAGAGTAATCTCAACATGTGAAGGGGTTGTGCGCTGGGAGCAAATGCTTTTGAAGCATTTGACTGAGTTTTGGTGAGATGTCTCCTAAGTGGAATTTTGAATCTTCAATCAGCCAATAAATACTGGAAgataggaagaaggaagaatgtaAGCAAAGCGTGAGAGTGATTAGTGTGTTTGGGAAGGAAAAACTAGCTGAATATGTCTGGATCATGGAAACCATTTAGAGGATCATGAGAGATGAGGCTGAAGAAATACATTGCTGGATCAATATATGAAGTGCCTCCTATGTATGATAtcgaaaatatttccatttttatctgaAAACAACTGGAGTGTCAGTAAGGAACTTGCCAAGAATTACTACTTTTTATTTCCACAAATAAAGTCTGAGGAAACTGGGCTTATCAAAGGGCTACAGCCAATGCATCATCCAAATATTAAACTTTGAAACTTCTTCTGATATGATGTTATCCTTCACATTTCctttaggaaggaaagaaatcttcTGCAGTGAGTTCCTAATTAAACAGAGATCTGGCACCAGCAAGGGAGAGACTATCTATCTTCGTTGACAAAGGACCTGGGAATGACATGAATAGTGACATTCAAATATTTCATCAGGTGAGTGAGAATTAGGgatgggaagttttttttttttttaatttaaagtttaagtagttaacatacagggcaatattggtttctgggaGTGCATTTTGATTCTGGGagactttcattaaaaaaacagacacaaaaagaaCATCAAAAAAATGGATGGAAATGTAAGCTTTCACATTTAAAGATTACTTTGTAttaacagaagttttttttatgAATCATTTCCAGTAAAGTCTGATTTACTAACTTCTTTTGGTCTCTTGTCTGATAGCATAATCATCTTCATTATTTGTAGTGTTGTTATATAAGACTTCAGTACGTCTCAGTGCTTTTAGCCATGCTGGAGAAAAACATCACTCTGGTCAGTGAGTTCATCCTGGTGGGCTTCCCCACTGCCCCGTGGATACAAGTcctgctcttcttccttttccttgtgGTCTACTTGCTGGTGATAGTAGAGAATCTTATCATCATGCTCACTGTTTGGATCACTGCCTCCCTCCATAAACCCATGTACTATTTCCTGAGTAGCTTGTCTTTTCTGGAGGTCTGGTATGTTTCCGTCACAGTTCCCAAGATGCTGGATGGATTCCTTCTGCAGAGACGACACATCTCCTTCACAGGTTGCATGACCCAGCTCTACTTCTTTATCTCATTAGCCTGCACAGAGTGTGTGCTTCTGGCAgccatggcctatgaccgctatgtggccatctgccaccCTCTCCAATACCCAATCATTATGACCACAGGCTATTGTGTACAGCTGGTGGCTTTCTCCTATGTGAGTGGTTTCATGGTCTCTGTCATCAAggtttatttcatttcacatgttgccttttgtggttccaatgTCATGAACCACTTTTTCTGTGATATCTCCCCAATTCTCAAGCTGGCTTGCAAAGACATGTCTACAGCTGAGTTAGTGGACTTTGCTTTGGCTATCATCATTCTTGTCTTGCCACTCATCACCACTATCCTTTCCTATGTCTACATTGTCTCCACCATTCTGCGGATACCTTCCacccaaggaaggaagaaagcctTCTCTACCTGTGCATCACACCTCACTGTAGTCATAATTTATTATACAGCcatgatttttatgtatgttcGGCCCAGAGCTATTGCATCATTTAATTCCAACAAACTAATCTCAGCTGTGTATGCAGTGCTCACACCAATGCTAAATCCTTTCATCTACTGCCTTAGGAACCAGGAAGTTAAAAATGCTATCAAAAAGACTATGGGGGTTGGACAGTGCCTCCTGCTTCGCTAAGCCTTGCCTCCTTGAGGAGGAGACAGTGTCTTGGCAAAGATATCATTCCTGTGACACTTCATGGTTCTGCTTATAAGTTTTATTCTACAAATCTACATTCTTAAAGAAATCATAGCattggaagagagggaaaaaattaaaactagaaacaGGCCacattatgtatttctttaatcttgaattaattttaatacatactgtatatatttaaaaattactttgacatgacagagtaataaaaataaatatttgacatatataaCTTGGTGTTATTAGCACTTTACAcagaataaactattttattatcGTAACACCTCTATAAATTAGTCATGATTACTTGCCTGATCTTATGGATCAGGAAACTGAAACACAcatagagaggttaaataaattgttCAACATTGCGTAGTTAATAAACATCAAAGCCATTATTTGAACCTGCGGACTCCAGCTCCACAATCTACTGTATTAGATTCTCTCTATATCTAAGAGTCTATGATAGTAGCTCTAGGGGCACATAAGTTAACAAATATTGATGCTTGGAAGAAACAAGCAATCTAGTCAGTAAGATATGTGTAGATGTGATGATAAGTGATAACGGTGTGGTAGTGGTGGTGTTATTAGTGACGATAGTGATAATGATGTTTGTGATTGCATTGGGTTAGTGATGACCAACTACcactaatattaataatattgttGATCATTTCACAGTTTTTTACAATTTTTCCCTCCTTCTAGGACTGTACCAGCTCATTTTTCATTAAAGAGATGGAATCAATAGTTTCATAAGAGATGAAATAATTTGTATTACTGCAACTTTTGCAGTTGATATCTGTCTCTTGAGAAATTATCTTTTGGCTCTTGGATTCTCGTGGCCTTCCATGCTGTAATACGACTATTATTAGCAAACAAATGGAATATCATTACATCAATATATGGTTAAGCTGAAAGCTTAATATAATGATATAAAGTATATCCTACacataaataaagtgaaaaatgaatacaaaattttttaagacaaatgaTATTGTTAGATACGATTGAGGGAGCTGATGATTAGAAAGAGAAATGTACCAGGGAGAATTCTATAGAATTGAAACTGAAattgagagaaaacagaaaccaaaatatgaaaaaaaaatcagaaagagcTACCTTGCCTCTTTATATCCTACCCATTTTAAGTAGGAGTCTAAAATTGTCTCCTGAATGTTGAATGTTGTTCAACATTTGTGGACTAAACTTTCTTATATGTAAATTGCTCTTATAATGTCACTTTACCACTTAAGAATTCTCAATATAAATTAAATAGGACCTActcattctatttattattattgctttagaATCACTCTAGCAATCACAAACCTCaataatatataatcttttcaCCACCTACACCAGCTCCACTTTGTTTTTTGCTGATCCTCAGAATGAAACATCATTTTGTTATTAGTCACCTTAACGTGCTCAATACTTACAATATACTAAATCTTATCTTGCTTAACTTCATGCACTCATTTAGTCACTCATTCATTCGGTATTTTTTGTGCTCCTATTCTTTGGACTGTGATAGTCCCATGATGATATACTggtcaacaacaaaaacaacaacaaaagacacagATTCTTCCTTCAAACAGGTCAGAGATGAGTAGGGGAGATAAAGGCACAATTACCTTCAGTGTTATAACTGCGATGatgcaaataaagagaaaatgttccaGCAGAGATAACATTTAGGCTAACACTTGAAGGAATTGGATGAAAAATGGTGGGTAGTAGAAGGTCAGGAGTTGCAGAGATAAGAAAGACTGAGTGGCAAGAAAAATAACAGCATACTCAAAGATCTAAAAGATAATTAGCACAAAGTGACACGAGGAATAAAGGGATCACATGAGGAAATAGATTCATGCAGATTTATTGCATCTTACCAATGAGTGGATTTCCTTACTATATAGGTTTGTGAACATAAAGTTCTATACAGGCATTTTCAGTTTCTGCAAGTACTAGATCTTAGCTCGTAGCACTTCTACGGGTGAATGGTAGTCACTGAGAGAGTAAAGCAGAAACAAGGCCTCAACTACAGCACCTTTTCATTCTGATTGATAGATGACAGTTTGCATTTGACTCCTCACTAGATTGTGAGTTCCTCTAGGGCAGAAACTAACCTTATTTATAGTTGAGTCTACAATACCAACCACAGTCCCTGACACAGTAGGCAATTGTGCCGGTTATTCTCTATGCCCCTACTTCCTAGTTATCTATTCTTTCCACTCCTCTAACCCTTTGTGTACCCCAGCTCTGAGGGGATGAGAGGAGCTGATTCTGTTGACTGTACATTCTGGCTCTGTTGGCCTCTGGCTTCCAATTTGGTTGAGCCAGTAGGAAGCACTAATAGGAAATTGAAGGATGCCAGTCAAGAGATGACAAAGAATTCATTTCTGCTTCCCTGGGTGGATGGCTGGCAATAACTATAGCTCCTGAAACAAGGGTACTCCTTCTGAGGCTGCAGCCATCGCTGGGTTTCTGCACTGCTAATCTTTATGTAGCTCAAcatccttctttgttttttttctaagatgtcaTGTCTGAGAAAgacatgtatttttaatgtcaCAAATCATGTCATCACTCATAATGTAAGCATCAGGAAAAGGCCTCTGAGTACAAAAGTGGGAGACCTTGGTCCCAAGGAATAGACAGGAGAGtgttgaagagaaggaaaaatgagtaTCTCCCAAAGGGATGTTTGCTGGGTGGAGTTGAGTGGAGCTGGAATTACTTCACAGGAGGTGAAGCAGCCTGAGCAGGGGTTTTGAAAGCAACatagtatatgtgtgtatatatatatatatatatatatatatatatatatttatatatatgtatttatatgctatatatatagtatatgtatatataatggaatttcACTCAGAAACTACAGGGGTTTCTCCACAGATCATACATTCACAGGTGCATGATTTGTTTAACAGGGAGAAAGGCTCTGGTGTGTTCTCTGTAACAATATCCACTTCACAGTGTAAACAGGTACTAGCATTGTGTTCTCAACTTACaattccagaaggaaaggcaCAATGTAGCAAAAAAAGTTTTTGGATCCTAGAGTCAGGCGCAATAACACAGACGAACTTTTGTTAACAGTCTTGATCTACTTTTCCACAAAGAAGGAGATTTCTCCACTCGGAAATTAgggtctttctttctccttccttgttcAACCATCAGAGCATGTTTCATCATTACATatacaaaaaaggggggggggggcgagagttaaaaaaagatattttcacgattctttttttttaactctcaacATCCTTCTTTGATTGTCATTATCTTGCCCAGCTTCAGTGAGTTAGTCATGATATGTAATTCTACTCAAAAATTTCAGCAAAcgttattttctgtttcttactgGAATCCTGACTGATATGGCATGGATAAATATTAGTCAAATTGAAATATATCTCAGTAAGAATGCTTGGaataaatataccattttaaaaagtcacatgtGTGTAGATTTTGAAATCAATAACATAACACAGGCAAACCTCATTTTCTGCTTAAGTATGATATATGACAGAACttgaattaaaatacaaaaccatttgttccactttatttttcaagtatttctcCATAAATACCTTCTACTTTTCTTCCATTCACATGATGCCACTACCAAACTGAATTGATTCTAAGAGGCCTAAGTAACTCATTCAGTAAATATAAACTCAGGTATTGAATATATTTGGTCAGCTTTTCTGTCACTTATTGTAAGACTGTGGCCATTAGGAAATACTTAGTTCGTCTCATAATTAGCATAAGTTAGTTTACTGCACAGAACTAATCCCTTACTCTTTCCTTCTTAGATTGCACTTCTTTTCTTATCAGCATAAGTCAGGCCATATTTTAGGATCTATAAAACAATTTCCCCAATATACTTTTCTAGGGGCTTCTAATTCATTCACTCAGGTTTACCAGTAAATAATATCATCAGGCTTTTAAAACAGTCTGACTGGCAATTGGGTACCAGGGAAAATAACTGGGAGGCAAATATTTAGCTTCAGATTTGACATTACTAGTTGTCAGCTTTGAGTAGTTCTTAAAACTTTGATTTCTTTGAGTTTCAgtgtcctcatttgtgaaatatgGGTCATAATATCTACCTTCAAAACCTGGcatgaaaattaaatcaaaataaatatatgtgatgaagaataaaaatcatatggtcatctcagtagatgcagaaaaagcatttgacaaaacttaacacccattcatgataaaaatgctcaacagagtaggtttagagggaacataaaTCAACAtattaaaagccatatatgaaaaacccacagctaacatcatactcagtgttgaaaaactgagagcttttcctctaaaatgagaaacaaaacaaaaatgtccactctcaccattttatTCAAGCTAGAAGtcatagccacagcaatcagacaaaaaagaaatcagaggcATCTATGTTGGTAAATAGGAAGTTAATCtgtcactattttcagatgacatgatactatacataaaatcctaaagactccaccaaaattctacaataaataataaatattcaataaagttTCAGGACACAAAAGTAATACCCAGAAATTAATAACATTTCTGTGCATGAATAATAAATTAGCagcaagagaaattaagaaaacaactctaTTTACAATTGtgccagaaagaataaaatacttaataataaatttaacagaGGAGGTGAAAAACTTATACCTCTACAActgaaaaacattgaaaaaataaactgaagatgacacaaacaaatgtaaAGATTTTCCATCCTCATGAATatgaagagttaatattgttaaaatgtccatatttccaaaagcaatccacagattcagtgcaatcctcaacaaaataccaacagcattttccatAAAGCTTTTAGTCCCCAAATAGACAAATTTAGCTATATAGCCAATTTCccaaataataattttgagaaagaaaaaaaaacctgaaaaaaaaaaagaaaaacaaatttggagTTATCActattccagatttcaagatagactacaaagctgtagtaataaaaacagtgtggtacttgcacaaaaatagatcaatagaatagaataaagagcccagacaTAAACTCACATTTACATGTAAATCTATggcaaagaaggcaagaatatataattgggaaaagatggtctcttccacaaatggtattgaagaaactggacagctacatgcaaaagaatctGAACTATTTTCTTACAGCATACgccaaaataaactcaaagtggattaaagaacAAATGTGAGGATTAAAACCATAAcactcatagaagaaaacatagatggtaatttctttgatattggccatagaaacatttttctgtatatgTCTTCCCAGGcaagagaagcagaagcaaaattaaacttttgGGATTATACCGAAATAAAAATTTAGCTTTTGTACAATGaataaaaccatcaacaaaacaaaacaccctactgaatgaaagaagatatttgcaatatatccaataagaggctgataatatatatatatatgatatatatattatatatatgatatatatagagagagaacttatacaactcagcaCCAAAATAGAACCCCAAATAATtcgatttaaaaatgggcagaagacttggagcacctgggtggcacagtggttgagtgtctggttctggattttggctcaggtcatgatctcagggtcataggatcaagccccaagtgggagtctgcttcagattctctacctttgtccctctgcccctctctgctgtACTCAATCACtcactgtctaaaataaataaataaactttaggggaaaaaaattgggcagaagacctgaataaacattttaccAATAAAGACATATAGAtgcccaacagacacatgaaaagatgctcaatatcactaatcatgagagaaatgcaagtcgaaaccacaatgagatatcatcataccagcatacagaataacacccagtgctcatcccgtcaagtgcccccctcagtgcccggcacccTTCACCCacacccccggccctcctccccttccaccacccctagttcgattcccagagttaggagtctttatgttgtgtctccctttctgatatttcctacccatttcttctctcttcccttctattccctttcactattatttatattccccaaatgaatgagaacatacaatgtttgtccttctccgattgacttacttcactcagcataataccctccagttccatccacgttgaagcaaatggtgggtatttgtcatttctaatggctgagtatttctaatggctaatattccattgtatacataaaccacatcttctttatccattcatctttcgatggacaccagtaacttcttgcaagatacatccacgaaggcaaaagaaacaaaagcaaaaatgtactagtggggggaagcactgggagcctttcccctaagatcaggaacaagacagggatgtccactctcaccactgctgttcaacatcgttctggaagtcctcgcctcagcaatcagacaacaaaaagacattaaaggcattcaaattggcaaagaagaagtcaaactctccctctttgccgatgacatgatactctacgtagaaaacccaaaagcctccaccccaagattgctagaactcatacagcaatttggtagcgtggcaggatacaaaatcaatgcccagaaatcaatggcatttctatacactaacaatgagactgaagaaagagaaattaaggagtcaatcccatttacaattgcacccaaaagcataagatacctaggaataaacctaaccaaagaggtaaaagatctataccctaaaaactatagaacacttctgaaagaaattgaggaagacacaaagagatggaaaaatattccatgctcatggattggcagaattaatattgtaaaaatgtcaatgttacccagggcaatttacacgtttaatgcaatccctatcaaaataccatggactttcttcagagagttagaacaaattattttaagatttgtgtggaatcagaaaagaccccgaatagccaggggaattttaaaaaagaaaaccatagctgggggcatcacaatgccagatttcaggttgtactacaaagctgtggtcatcaagacaatgtggtactggcacaaaaacagacacatagatcaatggaacagaatagagaacctagaagtggaccctgaaatgtacggtcatctaatattcgataaaggaggaaagactatccattggaagaaagacagtctcttcaataaatggtgctgggaaaattggacatccacatgcagaagaatgaaactagaccactctctttcaccatacacaaagataaactcaaaatggatgaaagatctaaatgtgagacaagagtccatcaaagtcctagaggagaacacaggcaacaccctttttgaactcggccacagtaacttcttgcaagatacatccacgaaggcaaaagaaacaaaagcaaaaatgaactattgggacttcatcaagataagaagcttttgcacagcaaaggatacagtcaacaaaactaaaagacaacctacagaatgggagaagatatttgcaaatgacatatcagataaagggctagtttccaggatctataaagaacttattaaactcaacaccaaagaaacaaacaatccaatcatgaaatgggcaaaagacatgaagagaaatctcacagaggaagacatggacatggccaacatgcacatgagacaatgctctgcatcacttgccatcagggaaatacaaatcaaaaccacaatgagataccacctcacaccagtgagaatggggaaaattaacaaggcaggaaacaacaaatgttggagaggatgcggggaaaagggaaccctcttacactgttggtgggaatgtgaactggtgcagccactctggaaaactgtgtggaggttcctcaaagagttaaaaatagacctgccctatgacccagcaattgcactgttggggatttaccccaaagattcagatgcaatgaaacgccgggacacctgcaccccgatgtttctatcagcaatgtccacaatagccaaactgtggaaggagcttcggtgtccatcgaaagatgaatggataaagaagatgtggtttatgtatacaatggaatattactcagcaattagaaacgacaaatacccaccatttgcttcaacgtggatggaactggagggtattatgctgagtgaaataagtcaatcggagaaggacaaacagtgtatgtcctcattcatttggggaatataaataatagtgaaagggaatataaaggaagggaaaagaaatgttgggaaatatcaggaagggagacagaacataaagactcctaactgggggaaacgaactaggggtggtggaagaggaggagggcgggtgttggaggggaatgggtgacgggcactgaggtggacacttgatgggatgagcactgggtgtttttctgtatgttggtaaattgaacaccaataaaaattaatttaaaaaaaaagtataaaaaaaaatgtactagtgggacttcatcaagataagaagcttttgcacagcaaaggatacagtcaacaaaactagaagacaacctacagaatgggagaagatatttgcaaatgacatatcagataaagggctagtttccaagatctataaagaacttattaaactcaacagcaaagaaacaatcaatccaatcatgaaatgggcaaaagatatgaagagaaacctcacagaggaagacatagacatggccaacatgcacatgacaaaatgctctgcatcatttgccatcagggaaataca from Vulpes vulpes isolate BD-2025 chromosome 11, VulVul3, whole genome shotgun sequence encodes the following:
- the LOC112910900 gene encoding olfactory receptor 6B9-like, with the translated sequence MLEKNITLVSEFILVGFPTAPWIQVLLFFLFLVVYLLVIVENLIIMLTVWITASLHKPMYYFLSSLSFLEVWYVSVTVPKMLDGFLLQRRHISFTGCMTQLYFFISLACTECVLLAAMAYDRYVAICHPLQYPIIMTTGYCVQLVAFSYVSGFMVSVIKVYFISHVAFCGSNVMNHFFCDISPILKLACKDMSTAELVDFALAIIILVLPLITTILSYVYIVSTILRIPSTQGRKKAFSTCASHLTVVIIYYTAMIFMYVRPRAIASFNSNKLISAVYAVLTPMLNPFIYCLRNQEVKNAIKKTMGVGQCLLLR